A window of the Cucurbita pepo subsp. pepo cultivar mu-cu-16 chromosome LG01, ASM280686v2, whole genome shotgun sequence genome harbors these coding sequences:
- the LOC111808384 gene encoding glycine-rich cell wall structural protein 2-like, translating to MATTGAIGLVLLVLLMADLTLAARFLRGYGGGSGGGGGGGEGSRPWSGSGYGSGYGSGYGSGYGDGGYPRYGDEGYGPYGPYGPYGSGGGGGGGGGGGGGGGGGANGAGYGHGFGSGSGSGYGSGGGVGRGGGGGGGGGRGGGGGGGSGIGSGSGYGSGYGSGGGYGNGGGRGGGGGGGGGGGGGGGGGEGMGGGSGYGSGYGSGYGGGGD from the coding sequence ATGGCTACCACCGGGGCTATCGGTTTGGTGCTCTTGGTTTTGTTAATGGCGGACTTAACTCTTGCTGCTAGATTCCTTAGGGGGTACGGAGGTGGTAGTGGTGGGGGTGGAGGTGGCGGAGAAGGTTCAAGACCTTGGTCAGGTTCGGGATATGGTTCGGGGTATGGCTCTGGGTATGGTTCGGGATATGGCGATGGTGGCTATCCTAGATATGGAGATGAAGGGTATGGGCCATATGGGCCATATGGGCCATACGGGagtggtggaggtggagggggaggaggaggtggtggtgggggAGGAGGCGGCGGTGCAAATGGAGCCGGGTATGGTCACGGGTTTGGATCGGGAAGTGGGTCAGGGTATGGGTCTGGTGGTGGAGTAGGACGTGGCggaggaggtggtggaggaggtggcagaggtggaggaggaggaggaggctcAGGAATTGGAAGTGGTTCAGGATATGGCTCGGGATATGGGAGTGGAGGAGGGTATGGAAATGGTGGGGGTagaggtggtggaggaggaggtggcggcggaggcggaggcggaggcggGGGCGGAGAAGGAATGGGAGGAGGGTCCGGATATGGTTCGGGATATGGGTCGGGATATGGAGGAGGTGGGGATTAA